A single genomic interval of Arachis duranensis cultivar V14167 chromosome 7, aradu.V14167.gnm2.J7QH, whole genome shotgun sequence harbors:
- the LOC107496892 gene encoding triacylglycerol lipase 2 isoform X2, translated as MQRLRQRGSRMASLSAANLKRKALNSWAAVNDTFFLTKDAFERHRVVFTVGTSIASVATAWIGYSLRHFHDEKVEQRLESIEKAMKNKHNLEHSEIKDIVGPGGLSVPTCAATAATTLIIGYGLGWRGGSWYATKKFRKEQMKLLGQIKPRRWELLGKVTTVDGYVLSVPRIPVGRSRGPRGNRPPVLLQHGLFMDGITWLLLPPSQSLAFLLADNGFDVWIANTRGTKYSRQHISLPTNSSDYWNWSWDELVAYDLPATFQYVHDQTGQKLHYIGHSQGTLIALAALSKDQLLNMLRSAALLSPIAYVSQMTSPLAKNAADNFFAEYLYKLGIFEFSLRGDAVIQFLKDMCKKPGIDCTNLLTTFTGPNCCLSPSIVNIFLDHEPQSTATKNMIHLSQMIRQGTIAMFDYMNIDENTRHYGRPTPPVYDMTRIPNSLPLYLSYGGADALSDVKDVQRLLETLDDHDGDKLVVQYRNDYAHADYVMGENAKRDIYEPLISFFKLQ; from the exons ATGCAGCGGCTGAGACAGAGAGGTTCTCGCATGGCTTCACTTTCCGCTGCCAACCTCAAACGCAAAGCCCTTAATTCCTGGGCCGCCGTTAACGACACCTTCTTCCTCACCAAG GATGCGTTCGAGAGGCACCGCGTGGTCTTCACTGTTGGGACTTCCATTGCCTCCGTTGCCACTGCTTGGATCG GGTATTCATTGCGCCATTTCCATGATGAAAAGGTTGAACAAAGGCttgaatcaattgaaaaagct ATGAAAAATAAGCATAATCTGGAACATTCTGAAATCAAAGACATTGTTGGTCCTGGAGGTCTCAGTGTTCCTACTTGTGCCGCCACTGCCGCAACCACCTTGATCATTGG GTATGGCTTGGGATGGCGAGGTGGGAGCTGGTATGCGACAAAGAAGTTCAGAAAAGAGCAGATGAAACTGCTAGGACAGATTAAACCTAGAAGATGGGAATTGCTTGGGA AGGTGACAACTGTGGATGGTTATGTTCTCAGTGTGCCGAGAATTCCGGTGGGGCGGTCACGGGGCCCACGGGGCAATAGGCCACCGGTTCTGCTACAGCATGGTTTATTCATG GATGGCATAACGTGGTTATTGCTACCTCCAAGCCAATCTCTGGCATTCCTTTTGGCAGATAATGGTTTCGATGTTTGGATTGCTAACACGCGTGGCACGAAGTATAGCCGGCAACATATATCGTTACCTACTAACAGCTCA GATTATTGGAATTGGTCATGGGATGAATTAGTTGCATATGATCTTCCAGCAACATTCCAGTATGTGCATGATCAAACTGGACAGAAGCTGCACTATATCGGTCACTCGCAG GGAACTTTGATTGCACTGGCTGCTTTATCCAAAGATCAGTTGCTGAATATGCTAAGATCAGCCGCCTTACTTAGTCCAATCGCATACGTTAGCCAGATGACCTCGCCACTTGCTAAAAATGCAGCTGACAACTTCTTTGCTGAG TACTTGTACAAACTTGGGATCTTTGAATTCAGCCTGAGAGG GGATGCTGTAATACAGTTTCTTAAGGACATGTGCAAAAAACCAGGCATTGATTGCACTAACTTGTTGACCACTTTCACAG GCCCTAACTGCTGCCTAAGCCCATCAATTGTCAATATATTTTTGGATCATGAGCCTCAGTCAACAGCAACAAAGAACATGATTCATCTATCTCAGA TGATCAGACAAGGAACAATAGCAATGTTTGATTACATGAACATAGATGAGAATACAAGACATTATGGACGGCCGACTCCTCCGGTGTATGACATGACCAGAATTCCAAACAGCCTTCCTCTCTACCTGAGTTACGGCGGCGCTGACGCTCTTTCTGACGTCAAAGACGTGCAACGGCTATTAGAAACTCTTGATGATCATGATGGAGATAAGCTTGTAGTACAATATAGAAATGATTATGCACATGCAGATTATGTTATGGGAGAAAATGCTAAACGAGATATATATGAACCTCTCATATCTTTCTTTAAGCTTCAATGA
- the LOC107496876 gene encoding protein disulfide isomerase-like 2-3: MTKFQSFVFVVVSALILIFQSCPFADALYGPSSPVVQLNPSNFKSKVLNSNGVVLVEFFAPWCGHCQALTPTWEKAANVLKGVATVAALDADAHQSLAQEYGIKGFPTIKVFAPGKPPVDYQGARDVKPIAEFALKQVKQLLKDRLDGKSTGGSSEKKEETNASVELNSRNFDELVIKSKELWIVEFFAPWCGHCKRLAPEWKKAANNLKGKVNLGHVDCDAEKSLMSRFKVQGFPTILVFGADKDSPAPYEGARTAAAIESFALEQLETNVAPPEVTELHGPDVMEEKCGSAAICFVAFLPDILDSKAEGRNRYIQQLLSVAEKFKRSPYSYVWAAAGKQPDLEKHVGVGGYGYPALVALNLKKAVYAPLKSAYEHEHIVEFVKEAGRGGKGNLPLGGTPTIVKTEPWDGKDGEIMEEDEFSLEELMGEDSSNKDEL, encoded by the exons ATGACAAAGTTTCAATCTTTCGTATTTGTTGTTGTTTCTGCGCTGATTTTAATCTTCCAATCATGCCCTTTTGCTGATGCACTCTATGGGCCATCATCACCTGTGGTTCAGCTCAATCCATCAAACTTCAAGTCCAAG GTTcttaattcaaatggagttgTCCTAGTTGAATTCTTTGCTCCTTGGTGTGGCCATTGTCAAGCTCTAACTCCTACATGGGAGAAGGCAGCTAATGTGTTAAAGGGTGTAGCTACTGTGGCAGCACTTGATGCTGATGCTCACCAATCTCTCGCTCAG GAATATGGGATTAAAGGATTTCCAACCATAAAGGTGTTTGCACCTGGAAAGCCTCCAGTCGATTACCAAGGAGCAAGAGATGTCAAACCAATCGCAGAGTTTGCCCTTAAACAG GTAAAGCAACTTTTGAAAGATCGGTTGGATGGAAAGTCAACAGGAGGATCAagtgaaaagaaagaagaaaccaaCGCTTCAGTAGAATTGAACTCCCGCAACTTTGACGAATTGGTTATCAAAAGTAAAGAACTTTGGATTGTGGAGTTTTTTGCACCTTG GTGTGGCCACTGCAAAAGATTGGCTCCTGAGTGGAAGAAGGCGGCCAATAACCTCAAGGGGAAGGTTAACTTGGGTCATGTTGACTGTGATGCCGAGAAG TCCCTAATGAGCAGGTTCAAAGTTCAAGGGTTCCCAACTATCTTGGTATTTGGTGCTGATAAAGATAGTCCAGCCCCTTATGAGGGTGCAAGAACTGCTGCAGCCATCGAATCGTTTGCACTAGAGCAGCTAGAAACAAATGTTGCTCCCCCGGAAGTGACGGAGCTACATGGTCCA GATGTTATGGAAGAGAAATGTGGTTCTGCCGCAATCTGTTTTGTCGCCTTCCTTCCTGACATCTTGGATTCCAAGGCAGAGGGAAGAAACAGATACATTCAACAGCTATTATCAGTTGCGGAAAAATTCAAAAGGAGCCCCTACAG CTATGTGTGGGCAGCTGCTGGTaagcagccggatcttgagaaGCATGTCGGCGTTGGCGGCTATGGTTATCCAGCCTTGGTGGCCCTCAACCTCAAGAAAGCTGTATATGCTCCTCTCAAGAGTGCTTATGAGCATGAGCACATTGT TGAATTCGTGAAAGAAGCCGGCCGAGGCGGCAAAGGCAATTTGCCACTCGGAGGCACCCCAACCATTGTAAAAACAGAACCATGGGATGGGAAAGATGGAGAGATAATGGAGGAGGATGAATTTTCACTTGAAGAGCTCATGGGGGAAGATTCCTCAAACAAGGATGAACTGTGA
- the LOC107496892 gene encoding triacylglycerol lipase 2 isoform X1, translating into MANKISFPIVIIILVILFWGSAIAGGRRLYPLRTQSSDITALPSFSTEGICSSLVKTQGYACEEHLVTTVDGYVLSVPRIPVGRSRGPRGNRPPVLLQHGLFMDGITWLLLPPSQSLAFLLADNGFDVWIANTRGTKYSRQHISLPTNSSDYWNWSWDELVAYDLPATFQYVHDQTGQKLHYIGHSQGTLIALAALSKDQLLNMLRSAALLSPIAYVSQMTSPLAKNAADNFFAEYLYKLGIFEFSLRGDAVIQFLKDMCKKPGIDCTNLLTTFTGPNCCLSPSIVNIFLDHEPQSTATKNMIHLSQMIRQGTIAMFDYMNIDENTRHYGRPTPPVYDMTRIPNSLPLYLSYGGADALSDVKDVQRLLETLDDHDGDKLVVQYRNDYAHADYVMGENAKRDIYEPLISFFKLQ; encoded by the exons ATGGCCAACAAGATTTCATTCCCAATAGTAATAATAATCCTTGTGATTCTCTTTTGGGGTTCAGCAATTGCAGGTGGAAGAAGATTGTATCCACTCAGAACTCAAAGTAGTGATATTACTGCATTGCCATCATTCTCCACTGAAGGTATTTGCTCATCACTGGTGAAGACTCAAGGATATGCTTGTGAAGAACACTTG GTGACAACTGTGGATGGTTATGTTCTCAGTGTGCCGAGAATTCCGGTGGGGCGGTCACGGGGCCCACGGGGCAATAGGCCACCGGTTCTGCTACAGCATGGTTTATTCATG GATGGCATAACGTGGTTATTGCTACCTCCAAGCCAATCTCTGGCATTCCTTTTGGCAGATAATGGTTTCGATGTTTGGATTGCTAACACGCGTGGCACGAAGTATAGCCGGCAACATATATCGTTACCTACTAACAGCTCA GATTATTGGAATTGGTCATGGGATGAATTAGTTGCATATGATCTTCCAGCAACATTCCAGTATGTGCATGATCAAACTGGACAGAAGCTGCACTATATCGGTCACTCGCAG GGAACTTTGATTGCACTGGCTGCTTTATCCAAAGATCAGTTGCTGAATATGCTAAGATCAGCCGCCTTACTTAGTCCAATCGCATACGTTAGCCAGATGACCTCGCCACTTGCTAAAAATGCAGCTGACAACTTCTTTGCTGAG TACTTGTACAAACTTGGGATCTTTGAATTCAGCCTGAGAGG GGATGCTGTAATACAGTTTCTTAAGGACATGTGCAAAAAACCAGGCATTGATTGCACTAACTTGTTGACCACTTTCACAG GCCCTAACTGCTGCCTAAGCCCATCAATTGTCAATATATTTTTGGATCATGAGCCTCAGTCAACAGCAACAAAGAACATGATTCATCTATCTCAGA TGATCAGACAAGGAACAATAGCAATGTTTGATTACATGAACATAGATGAGAATACAAGACATTATGGACGGCCGACTCCTCCGGTGTATGACATGACCAGAATTCCAAACAGCCTTCCTCTCTACCTGAGTTACGGCGGCGCTGACGCTCTTTCTGACGTCAAAGACGTGCAACGGCTATTAGAAACTCTTGATGATCATGATGGAGATAAGCTTGTAGTACAATATAGAAATGATTATGCACATGCAGATTATGTTATGGGAGAAAATGCTAAACGAGATATATATGAACCTCTCATATCTTTCTTTAAGCTTCAATGA